One window of Peteryoungia desertarenae genomic DNA carries:
- a CDS encoding DsbA family protein has product MPSKFTKIAMLAIALLPAAMPLPALALDDAQKKEMGEFIREYLIANPEILLEVQDALTQKRETMRQQQASVAVEANREALFSSTHDIAIGNPDADVTIVEFFDYNCGFCRRAHADMEALLEKDKNVRFILKEFPILGPDSADAHKVSDAVRKLSPETYPAFYRAMMAAEGKATEESAMELAVELGLSEEALRKTMTENPNDASVQEAYQLATSLGITGTPSYVLGNEAVFGAVGVDTLQEKVSNIRACGAATC; this is encoded by the coding sequence ATGCCTTCCAAGTTCACCAAGATCGCGATGCTCGCGATCGCCCTGCTCCCGGCAGCCATGCCGCTCCCTGCCCTGGCTCTGGATGATGCGCAGAAGAAGGAGATGGGTGAGTTTATCCGCGAATACCTCATCGCCAATCCCGAAATACTGCTGGAAGTCCAGGATGCACTGACGCAGAAGCGGGAGACCATGCGCCAGCAGCAGGCCTCTGTCGCTGTCGAGGCGAACCGGGAGGCGCTGTTTTCCTCCACCCATGACATTGCGATCGGCAATCCCGATGCAGATGTCACGATTGTCGAGTTCTTCGATTACAATTGCGGCTTCTGCCGACGCGCACATGCAGACATGGAAGCGCTGCTTGAGAAGGACAAGAATGTCCGCTTCATCCTCAAGGAATTCCCGATCCTCGGGCCGGATTCTGCCGATGCACACAAGGTATCGGATGCGGTTCGCAAATTGTCGCCCGAGACCTATCCGGCTTTCTATCGCGCGATGATGGCCGCCGAGGGGAAGGCAACGGAAGAGAGCGCCATGGAACTCGCCGTCGAGCTTGGCCTGAGCGAAGAGGCGCTGCGCAAGACGATGACGGAAAACCCGAATGATGCCTCGGTGCAGGAAGCCTATCAGCTGGCAACGAGCCTTGGCATTACCGGAACTCCCTCTTACGTGCTCGGCAATGAAGCGGTCTTCGGCGCTGTCGGCGTTGATACCCTGCAAGAGAAGGTCAGCAATATCCGCGCCTGTGGCGCTGCGACCTGCTGA
- the aroQ gene encoding type II 3-dehydroquinate dehydratase, producing MMKTILVLNGPNLNMLGKREPGIYGGKTLADIEADCKTVGSELGLSVDFRQSNHEGTLIDWLHEADEKSLGVAFNAGAYTHTSIALHDAIRAISIPVIEVHVSNVHSREEFRHTSMIAPACKGVICGFGPHSYILALHALKNITQ from the coding sequence ATGATGAAGACAATTCTAGTTCTGAACGGCCCCAACCTGAACATGCTTGGCAAGCGGGAACCGGGGATCTATGGCGGCAAGACGCTCGCCGACATCGAGGCGGATTGCAAGACGGTGGGTTCCGAACTCGGGCTGTCCGTGGATTTCCGCCAATCGAACCATGAGGGCACCCTTATCGACTGGCTGCATGAAGCAGACGAGAAATCTCTGGGCGTTGCCTTCAATGCCGGCGCCTATACCCATACCTCCATTGCTTTGCATGATGCCATCCGGGCGATTTCGATCCCGGTCATCGAAGTTCATGTTTCCAACGTGCATTCGCGTGAGGAATTCCGTCACACCTCGATGATTGCGCCCGCCTGCAAGGGCGTGATCTGCGGTTTTGGCCCTCACAGCTACATCCTGGCGCTGCATGCGCTGAAAAACATCACACAATAA
- a CDS encoding N-acetylmuramoyl-L-alanine amidase — protein MMRIVTLLVVALGLQMSPAWSSSSAVDATTEESAEPLLAYSGRIAGDRARTRLVIDFDRKPTVDIRYISNPDRIIVDLPATVFSLDPETFGPVGLFSEVRYGSIDRQSARLVLTAARAARIVENKVIKDEADKGYRLVLDAEMVSQQDFDALVRGQNWLGEGQAATVAATTIDPATASDKFVIAVDAGHGGIDTGATGATTRTPEKDITLAFAKILHAKLMAEPGVVSVLTREDDSFLSLSERVTIARQNGADLLISLHADTLRQPEIRGATVYTISDRASDNMAAQLAERENLSDVIGGVVLTEEPSEVTDILIDLTRRETQAFSISLAQSVIASFQGQIGLINNPHRYAGFRVLQAHDVPSILLELGFLSNKEDEKLLLDPAWREKVATHLVDAIRRYKAPLMANGG, from the coding sequence ATGATGCGAATCGTAACACTCTTGGTTGTGGCGCTTGGCCTGCAGATGTCACCAGCCTGGTCGTCTTCCAGTGCGGTCGACGCAACCACCGAGGAGAGCGCCGAGCCGCTCCTCGCCTATTCGGGTCGCATTGCAGGCGACAGGGCGCGCACGCGCTTGGTCATAGATTTCGATCGCAAGCCGACTGTCGATATCCGCTACATCTCCAATCCGGATCGCATTATTGTCGACTTGCCGGCAACGGTTTTCTCCCTCGATCCCGAAACCTTTGGACCGGTGGGCCTTTTCAGCGAAGTTCGCTACGGCTCCATCGATCGCCAGTCTGCGCGTCTGGTTCTGACAGCGGCACGGGCCGCAAGGATCGTCGAAAACAAGGTCATCAAGGATGAGGCCGACAAGGGTTACCGACTGGTGCTCGATGCCGAGATGGTGTCGCAGCAGGATTTTGATGCCCTCGTGAGAGGCCAGAACTGGCTTGGAGAGGGGCAGGCTGCTACGGTCGCCGCGACGACGATCGATCCCGCAACAGCGTCGGACAAGTTCGTTATTGCCGTGGATGCAGGGCATGGTGGGATCGATACGGGAGCAACTGGCGCGACGACCAGGACGCCGGAGAAAGACATAACGCTGGCTTTTGCGAAGATCCTGCACGCAAAGCTGATGGCAGAGCCGGGGGTTGTGTCTGTGCTGACCCGGGAGGACGACAGTTTCCTGTCTCTTTCCGAGCGCGTCACCATTGCGCGGCAAAACGGTGCAGACCTTCTGATTTCACTGCATGCAGACACTTTGCGCCAGCCGGAAATCAGGGGCGCGACGGTTTACACGATCTCTGACCGTGCGTCCGATAACATGGCGGCACAATTGGCCGAGCGGGAAAACCTTTCGGATGTGATCGGTGGCGTCGTTCTGACCGAGGAACCCTCCGAAGTCACCGACATCCTGATCGACCTGACGCGCCGGGAAACCCAGGCCTTCTCTATTTCGCTCGCCCAGTCGGTTATCGCTTCATTCCAGGGGCAGATAGGCCTGATCAACAATCCTCACCGCTATGCCGGCTTCCGTGTCTTGCAGGCCCATGACGTTCCATCGATCCTGCTCGAACTCGGCTTCCTGTCGAACAAGGAAGACGAAAAGCTGTTGCTGGATCCTGCTTGGCGCGAAAAAGTCGCGACGCATCTGGTAGACGCTATCAGGCGTTACAAGGCGCCGCTGATGGCCAATGGCGGTTGA
- a CDS encoding Rne/Rng family ribonuclease encodes MADKMLIDASHEEETRVVVVRGNRIEEFDFESQHKKQIRGNIYLAKVTRVEPSLQAAFVDYGGNRHGFLAFAEIHPDYYQIPLADRQALLRAEAEEHSKENDMEGDEPVIQDPALQDQPIINDMAAAIPVLAESVEELTGEAEAASAEEASDAVAEAATEEPAVAEEKKTKPKRARKPRAKKAAATEEPASETPEGNDEDASGGTIAAMVDLDEISEDAGGRRGRDDDDDDDDDDDHVEEKEEIESVGAEDAMEEVPDRVVRKPRKQYRIQEVIKRRQILLVQVAKEERGNKGAALTTYLSLAGRYSVLMPNTARGGGISRKITNPTDRKRLKEIARGLEVPQGMGVILRTAGANRTKVEIKRDFEYLMRLWENVRTLTLASTAPCLVYEEGSLIKRSIRDLYNKDISEIIVSGEEGYREAKDFMKMLMPSHAKVVQPYRDLHPIFSRSGIEAQLDKMLQPQVTLKSGGYIIINQTEALVSIDVNSGRSTREYSIEDTALQTNLEAAEEVARQLRLRDLAGLIVIDFIDMEEKRNNRAVEKKLKDCLKNDRARIQVGRISHFGLLEMSRQRIRASVLESTTQVCPHCQGTGLIRSQSSVALHVLRGIEEFLLKSTTHDIIVHTTAEIALYLLNYKRGTIVDYEARFGVSIVVEADLQGHTNTHLFSIERGEAVAEPVKIESLMPLMPEPEEDDYVVELEDEDDEDVAAVSSEATARPQPANGDEQGNRKRKRRRRRRGKNGQNGNGHTSSVENGDGDTDSEADDEDQDVSVDEADADAEGEARDNGETGNGEDNQRRKRRRRGKRGGRRNRNGDEITGENQGEAGDDGEGDAEDGDTLAEVIEEIAAEKSEQAPNAMAAVEGANDAVSAPATKPRRTRRAKAAVETVEEPVVDTTEVAAEAAAETVTEADKASDEAQPEAEQEDAKPARANRESNVTSSEPVVTSVTSNGEGSEEAAKPKKAGWWQKRGFF; translated from the coding sequence ATGGCAGACAAAATGCTTATCGACGCGTCTCACGAAGAAGAGACGCGCGTTGTTGTCGTTCGCGGTAATCGCATCGAAGAATTCGATTTCGAATCCCAGCACAAGAAGCAGATCCGCGGCAACATTTATCTGGCAAAGGTGACACGGGTCGAACCGTCCCTCCAGGCAGCCTTTGTGGATTACGGTGGCAACCGTCACGGTTTTCTCGCCTTCGCCGAAATCCACCCTGATTATTACCAGATCCCCCTTGCCGACCGTCAGGCCTTGCTGCGCGCCGAAGCCGAAGAGCACAGCAAGGAAAATGACATGGAGGGCGATGAGCCCGTCATTCAGGATCCGGCCTTGCAGGATCAGCCAATCATCAACGACATGGCTGCCGCCATCCCGGTTTTGGCCGAAAGTGTCGAGGAACTGACGGGCGAGGCTGAGGCGGCCTCCGCAGAAGAAGCATCCGATGCCGTTGCCGAGGCAGCAACCGAAGAACCGGCAGTCGCTGAGGAAAAGAAGACCAAGCCCAAGCGCGCACGCAAGCCTCGGGCGAAGAAAGCGGCAGCGACCGAAGAACCGGCAAGTGAGACACCAGAGGGCAACGACGAGGACGCTTCGGGCGGAACAATTGCTGCCATGGTTGACCTGGATGAAATTTCCGAAGATGCCGGTGGCCGCCGTGGTCGCGATGATGACGACGACGATGACGATGACGACGATCACGTCGAGGAAAAGGAAGAAATCGAATCCGTTGGCGCCGAAGACGCCATGGAAGAGGTTCCCGATCGCGTCGTTCGCAAGCCGCGCAAGCAATATCGCATCCAGGAAGTGATCAAGCGCCGGCAGATCCTGCTGGTACAGGTCGCCAAGGAAGAGCGTGGCAACAAGGGTGCCGCTCTCACAACTTATCTATCGCTTGCAGGTCGTTACTCCGTCCTCATGCCGAACACGGCCCGTGGCGGCGGCATTTCCCGCAAGATCACCAATCCGACAGACCGCAAGCGGTTGAAGGAAATTGCCCGTGGCCTCGAAGTGCCGCAGGGTATGGGCGTCATCCTGCGTACCGCCGGCGCCAACCGCACCAAGGTCGAGATCAAGCGCGACTTCGAATATCTGATGCGCCTGTGGGAAAACGTGCGCACGCTGACGCTCGCCTCGACTGCGCCGTGCCTCGTTTATGAAGAGGGATCGCTGATCAAGCGCTCGATCCGCGACCTCTACAACAAGGACATTTCGGAGATCATCGTTTCTGGCGAGGAAGGCTATCGTGAAGCGAAAGACTTCATGAAGATGCTGATGCCGAGCCATGCCAAGGTGGTTCAGCCCTATCGCGACCTGCATCCGATCTTCTCTCGCTCCGGCATCGAGGCGCAGCTCGACAAGATGCTGCAGCCGCAGGTGACGCTGAAGTCCGGTGGCTACATCATCATCAACCAGACCGAAGCGCTCGTGTCGATCGACGTCAACTCCGGCCGCTCGACCCGCGAGTATTCCATCGAGGACACCGCGCTCCAGACGAACCTGGAAGCGGCAGAAGAAGTGGCGCGACAGCTTCGCCTGCGCGACCTTGCCGGCCTGATCGTCATCGACTTCATCGACATGGAAGAAAAGCGCAATAACCGCGCTGTCGAGAAGAAGCTTAAGGACTGCCTGAAGAACGACCGTGCACGCATCCAGGTCGGTCGCATCTCCCATTTCGGCCTTCTGGAAATGTCGCGTCAGCGCATCCGCGCCTCGGTGCTGGAATCGACCACGCAGGTCTGCCCGCACTGCCAGGGCACGGGCCTGATCCGCTCGCAATCCTCTGTTGCGTTGCACGTCCTGCGCGGCATTGAGGAATTCCTGCTGAAGAGCACGACCCACGACATCATCGTCCACACGACCGCTGAGATTGCGCTGTACCTGCTGAATTACAAGCGCGGCACGATCGTTGACTACGAGGCGCGCTTCGGTGTCTCCATCGTCGTCGAGGCGGATCTGCAGGGGCACACAAATACGCATCTCTTCAGCATCGAACGGGGTGAAGCCGTTGCCGAACCGGTGAAGATCGAGAGCCTGATGCCGCTGATGCCCGAGCCGGAAGAGGATGACTATGTCGTCGAGCTGGAGGACGAGGACGACGAAGACGTCGCTGCAGTCTCCAGCGAAGCAACCGCGCGGCCCCAGCCAGCCAATGGAGACGAGCAAGGCAACCGCAAGCGCAAGCGCCGTCGCCGCCGTCGTGGCAAGAATGGGCAAAACGGCAATGGCCACACGTCATCTGTCGAGAATGGCGATGGTGACACCGACAGCGAAGCAGACGATGAGGATCAGGATGTTTCCGTCGACGAAGCTGATGCCGATGCCGAGGGCGAGGCACGCGACAATGGCGAGACCGGCAATGGCGAAGACAACCAGCGCCGCAAGCGTCGTCGTCGCGGCAAGCGTGGTGGTCGCCGCAACCGCAATGGCGACGAGATCACTGGCGAAAACCAGGGCGAGGCTGGCGACGATGGTGAAGGCGACGCCGAAGACGGTGATACCCTTGCCGAAGTGATCGAAGAAATCGCGGCTGAGAAGTCGGAGCAAGCCCCCAACGCCATGGCAGCCGTTGAAGGTGCCAATGATGCGGTGTCTGCTCCGGCAACCAAGCCGCGCCGGACCCGCCGCGCCAAGGCCGCTGTGGAGACGGTTGAGGAACCGGTTGTGGACACGACCGAGGTGGCAGCCGAAGCTGCGGCTGAAACCGTAACCGAGGCAGACAAAGCATCGGACGAGGCTCAGCCTGAGGCTGAACAGGAAGACGCAAAGCCTGCCCGCGCGAACCGCGAGTCCAACGTGACCTCGTCGGAACCGGTTGTCACGTCCGTGACATCAAATGGCGAAGGCAGCGAAGAGGCTGCCAAGCCGAAAAAGGCCGGCTGGTGGCAGAAGCGCGGCTTCTTCTGA
- the accB gene encoding acetyl-CoA carboxylase biotin carboxyl carrier protein, with translation MADKKSGIDQALIRDLANILNDTDLNEIEVEQDDLRIRVSRNAPQMMAMPQMQTYAAPQAAPAPAAAPAASAPAAAPAAKDLSKAVPAPMVGTVYMAPAPGARPFIEVGASVKEGQTLLIIEAMKTMNQIPSPRAGKVVEILVEDGRPVEYGEPLVIIE, from the coding sequence ATGGCTGACAAGAAATCGGGTATCGATCAGGCTCTGATCCGTGATCTGGCAAATATCCTCAATGATACGGATCTGAACGAGATCGAAGTGGAGCAGGACGACCTACGTATTCGCGTGTCGCGCAATGCACCGCAGATGATGGCGATGCCGCAGATGCAGACCTATGCCGCACCGCAGGCAGCCCCGGCACCGGCTGCTGCACCTGCCGCCTCCGCACCTGCTGCTGCCCCGGCCGCAAAGGATCTTTCGAAGGCTGTCCCGGCTCCGATGGTTGGCACGGTCTATATGGCGCCTGCGCCGGGTGCGCGTCCCTTCATCGAAGTGGGTGCAAGCGTGAAGGAAGGCCAGACGCTTCTCATCATCGAAGCGATGAAGACCATGAACCAGATCCCGTCGCCGCGCGCGGGCAAGGTTGTCGAGATCCTTGTCGAAGACGGCCGTCCGGTCGAATACGGCGAGCCTCTGGTCATCATCGAGTAA
- a CDS encoding pyridoxal phosphate-dependent aminotransferase: MISVSRRSAVEPFHAMDILAEATRRRQAGRPVISMAVGQPGHPAPRVARKAAEKALAHGRIGYTDALGLMELRKALAKSYERRHGLAVDPARIVVTTGSSAGFNLAFLALFDQGDAVAIARPGYPAYRAILSALGLKVVEIPVTAETGHTLTPESLEAAQREHDVRLKGVLLASPANPTGTVTSRAQLETLYRYCGDNGISLISDEIYHGLTYGSEETTALEFGDNAVIINSFSKYYCMTGWRIGWMVVPDNLARVIECLGQSLYISAPELSQIAAIAALEAGDVLEEYKASYAANREFLMERLPALGLPLLSPMDGAFYAYVDATRYTNDSMEFAKRMLAEIDVAVTPGLDFDPVNGHLALRLSYAGTMQEMQDAADRMARWLS; the protein is encoded by the coding sequence GTGATTTCCGTTTCCCGCCGCAGCGCCGTCGAACCATTCCATGCCATGGACATTCTGGCGGAGGCCACCCGTCGCCGCCAGGCCGGTCGACCGGTCATTTCCATGGCCGTCGGGCAGCCCGGTCATCCGGCGCCACGGGTGGCCCGTAAGGCGGCGGAAAAGGCGCTCGCCCATGGCCGGATCGGCTACACGGACGCGTTGGGGTTAATGGAACTGCGTAAGGCGCTGGCGAAATCCTATGAACGTCGTCATGGATTGGCTGTCGATCCCGCCCGGATTGTCGTGACCACCGGCTCCTCCGCCGGCTTCAATCTCGCCTTTCTGGCGCTTTTCGATCAGGGCGATGCCGTTGCGATCGCCCGTCCGGGCTATCCGGCCTATCGAGCCATTCTCTCAGCCCTCGGGCTCAAGGTGGTGGAAATCCCTGTCACGGCAGAGACGGGGCATACGCTGACGCCGGAAAGTCTTGAAGCCGCCCAGCGCGAACACGATGTGCGGCTGAAAGGCGTCCTCCTGGCAAGTCCCGCCAATCCAACTGGCACGGTCACAAGCCGTGCCCAGCTGGAAACGCTCTATCGCTATTGCGGTGACAATGGAATCTCGTTGATCTCGGACGAGATCTATCATGGCCTGACCTATGGCAGCGAGGAGACGACTGCCCTTGAATTCGGCGACAATGCCGTGATCATTAATTCCTTCTCGAAATACTATTGCATGACCGGTTGGCGCATCGGCTGGATGGTGGTGCCAGACAATCTCGCCCGCGTCATCGAATGCCTCGGCCAGAGCCTCTACATTTCGGCGCCGGAGCTTTCCCAGATCGCTGCAATCGCCGCCCTTGAGGCAGGCGATGTGCTGGAGGAATACAAGGCAAGCTATGCCGCCAACCGGGAATTCCTGATGGAGCGCCTGCCGGCACTTGGCCTGCCGCTGCTTTCACCGATGGACGGTGCCTTTTATGCCTATGTCGACGCGACCAGATACACCAATGACAGCATGGAATTCGCCAAACGCATGCTGGCCGAGATCGATGTGGCCGTAACACCCGGCCTCGATTTCGATCCCGTCAACGGTCACCTGGCTCTGCGGCTTTCTTATGCCGGGACCATGCAGGAGATGCAGGATGCGGCGGACAGGATGGCGCGGTGGCTGTCGTAA